In the genome of Trypanosoma brucei gambiense DAL972 chromosome 11, complete sequence, the window CTCATAAATCAGCGTGTAGGGGACTTAGCAGAACTGGGGGAGTATTCAaagttttctccctttattGCAACCGCAGTTAAGGGCCGCGAAAGCAATAGCATCGCAGGTGACTTTCTGACGCGGGTGTACCGGAGCGTGTTGGGTGTTGACGGTATGAATCTCTTGCGGGAACTGTTGTCAGTTGACTACAGGAAGCGCTTGACTGTAGACAAGGCCCTCGCTCACCCTTTCTTCAAGATGTATGTGGTACCCGGTGTATCGTTGCCACTCAGCTTTTATGGTACGTCAACACTCCGCCGGTCAAAGACTGTGGAGGAACTAAGTGGGCTAGCCGGCGACAAGGGACCAGGTGCAGGTGATTGTGACAAATGGTTTGGACTTGGTCTGGGGAAACCCGTGCCGGTAGCCGAGATTGAGCCGCTTAACATGCTGAGTCCTGTGAAACCAAGGACTGTAGAGGTTCTCGATCACCATAGCCCCGTAAGAAAGCACTGCGTGAATCCTACCAAGCGTAGTAGTTGCGCAGCTAATGACCCCACTGACGAGTGTGAGCCACACTCACGGCAGGGTAGCGTCTCCAACAACAAGCGGCGCACATTTAGTAAGAGGCCTCTCTTGTCCCAACAGCGGTCGCTGCCTAATATATCGTCAAGTTCAGTGGGGAAGGCCAGTGTCGCAAGGTTCCCGCAGCCACAGCGCTCCAGTATTGCGGAACCTCACTTAAAACTTCCTCGAGTCAATGAAGGACATTACAATGGCTCGAAGCGGTGACAAGAGTGGACTATACGGGCGGAAGGAGGCAACGACTTGAATGTTTTTGCTTGCTTTCTTCCACTccccgtttttgtttttaccggTCGGTATACCCATTGTTGTACCGGTGTTAAACTTTGCAGTGTCTTCTTATGACTGCAGAATCGAACGAAAAAGCGAAGCAATGGAAGAAATaactaaaggaaaagggaacccTGTTGTGATAAACATGAGCGCGCCTGTGGCGGAACACCGTTTCGTTTCCTCTTCATGGCTGGTTGACTTTTCCGCTCCCCCCTCCGCCCATTTTTACCCCCTGATCGTGGACTCACCGAAAACAGGAAAGGAGAGTaaatctcttcctcctctctcaaatatgtttatgtatatttgttggtgtgccGACTTCTGTTCTTATTTCGCTGTTGATTTCTTTCCTACGTAAGTAATATCTGATCTGTGCATGAGACAATAGCGTTTGATGGATTAAAGAggccacattttttttttcggtttcgCAAGCCCACACATCTGATCCCAGCGCCTCTGTTCTTGAGGCACCTCCCCGCTGCATATATTCATTACACGGGACAGTTGAACGCTACCTGGTTTGCGTGACATTTGTGATTTTAACGAAAATCTCCTCGTGTGCATTTCCATATTGTGCggggtgcgtgtgtgtgtttgtgtgtttgcttcCCTTCTCGTGCAACCGTCGATTAAACTCGCATGATGGTTGTTAAAAGGAGGGAGCGAGAGAGAACGAAAGCAAGAAGTAGAAGTCGTTGCTTTTCTCTCGATCAACGCAACAGGACGGTCCTCTGCCTCTCCATAAAGCGGTACCCACTTGTTGTACCacatcctttattttttttttcctttctcaaAGGGAAAGAACTCCAGCCtcctaccttttttttcttttttcgcaACTGATATCCCTCTTTGGTGGATGCGCCCGTGCTAAAGCGATCCCCTCATTGGTTCGTTCTAGTGTGTATGCGCATACGAACGTGTAtatgtctcttttttttcccccctctgcGTTTGTCATTTGTTCTGTTTGACTTCACCTCCATTACTCCATCTATATTTTGGTTGAAATGCGTCCAACGATGGgtaaaagaggagggaaggaaatgctATTCTTTATGACAACCcctatttcttcttttggtgtttctgttgtgtcatctttttttaCCCCGTCCTACTTGCTCCACCCGGCAAGTCGGCGAGAAGTGTAtgcgtttttgtgtgtttgtgcttaaTGCGGCAGATCTGATCTTTCTCTTCTACTTTGCCTTCACCTTtacttttgctttgtttcgtttttgttattcttgACTTTTATTCTTCCGTCTACACACCCCTCACATGTTGACAATCGTCTTACTGCAAAGTGTAGCCggtaaaacaacaagtaaCATTTGTGTTACAGTcactttccattttcttttcttcccgttctttcattttttccctttttgttggcgttttttttttctcctttacaaGCCCCTCCTTCTTCCCTGATTGGTGTTATATATTCACaaatattgttgttattattattattatcatcatcttTTTAACCAATGTTTTTGTGGCTTCCCACTTCCATCATTGAGAAATTATATACCTTTAAGTTACTCGAAGCAGTTTCCTGTGTGGGATCTAGCGATGGTGAAAAGCccagaagggggaaaaagtgaaagaagaaaagaggaaaaagccGTATTTTAAAGGGTGTGACACAGGTATTCTTGACTTCCTGCTTCCATTTATTTAAGTGTTTGTGTCCCCAAAACTTCGGCTGGAAGGTGTTTGACAGTGGCGATACTTTCAGTCCACCCTCCCGATCTCACATATCGAAAGACAtgtggggaaggggggacTAATGATGAAAATGAAGGCGCTTGTCGAGACGTGGTCCAGTGTGAAAACAGTCTGGTACACGTGACCCTGCTTCGCGTGGTTGTGTGCGTGActccgcttcttctttttttcttttttctttgttttactcttgcgtatttgttttgttccgtACGTAACCAGCCCGTTACGCATCTActagaaagaaaatatagtGTTAGGGACATTGAGGGGGAGTGAAACAGAAattctctctcctttttatcCATACAATCGGGTACAACCCTCCGTCACCTTCCATTATGTCACATTTGGGGGGTCACATCGATGCGTTGAGGGCTCGCTTTGGAAATGTTGAAATTGTCTGCCAGCGACCAGGAGAAACGTTACTTCAGGTGGAGCGTGAAGAACTAACTCATGGATGCACGCTTACTCTATACGTTGCCCTTAGCGAAACATTCCCCAACTCGCCTCCAACGGTAGCCTACGCGGGAGGTCGAAAAGTGTCAATTGCCCCTGAGGATCCTGCGGGAGTGGCCGCCATGTCGCAGGCGGTGTGGGTTCCCGGGAAGTCGCAGTTGGTGGATGCCGTGGGGAACGCTTTCAACAACATTGCCAACTTGTGGGGGGATGTGGCACCACCATCATTGAAGGAAGTCGAAGGTGCGCTGGCGTCTAAATCGGACTCTGTGCTCGAGGACATTGCGTCAAATCCCAACTGTCTGGAGTCGTATTCGCATCAATTGTCATTTCTCAAAAAAGTTCGGGATGCGCGGTTGCGTGCCGCAGACGATGTTGAGAAGGCTTTGGAGGAGAACAGGAGGCTTCAAAAAGAGGTTATGAGAGTGAGGGGTGAGGTGGAAGAATTGCAACAACGCCTTGAGGCGCAGCTGGCAACTGTACAAGATGCGCGGAGGAGGATACCGTTGTTGGATGCCATAGGATCGCCAGAGGCTTTGGCAAAAACCTTTGCTGCTGACGTGAAGACCTTGGATACACAGTGTGAGAAAATAGCCAAAGATCTCCTCGCGGTGGATTATAGTAGTGATAAGCGTGATTTTGATACTCTAATCGAGGAGTACAAACAGAAGGCGAAGGAGCGCCACATCATGGATTTAAAGCGCAGGGCCTATCATGCGTCGCTTGCATGAAGGATTGGAAAGGCGGTAGTGTGACCGCAAATAGGTAATGCAATGGAGGTTCGAAAACAGCCGCGAGGATGTCGGCGATGTAAGGTTTCGATTTAACATGCCACAGTAAATTTTGCAATGCAACCGCCTGCGCACTTGTTCTTTCGCTCctgcgctttttttttgctgcttaCTCACGGGGAGGCGGCGACGGTCGTTTGTTTCACTCTTGTGTGAATATACGTACGGATGCGTGTATTCGTTCGTGGTTAAGTTCTATCGCTGGCTGTGCAACCTCTGTAAACCAGATGTGTTGTTGCCCCCGCTTAGTGATGCGGGAGCTGCAAACCCATTTGGTTTACGGTTACCTTATCCATGCATTGTTCTTACCACCGGGGTTCCTTCTGGTAATACCAACGGAGGAAGTAATGCAGAAAGGGATAATATCAGTAGTGTAAACTCTGAaattttatgtgtgtgtgtgtgttgggggggggggtgtcgTTTTAGGGTGTGCCTCTTCTACAGCTCTGTGTCTGTAAAAGAAGTTCCCTCTTCCAACTGATCGCTTCGGGTTGCGACTTTGTCCTTTAGTTATTCAACTGACGAAGCTGTTATGTCGCTAAGCGTGTCCGACACGTAAGTTAGGCGACATTATTAGGTTATGAAGAGGTTAAACgaacaaacagaaataagTACTGTTCTGTCTCGTTTTGGTGGTCAGAATATACTCTGCAGAGGGGCGTCACTTCTTCAACGAGGTGATTCGTTGTTTAGTTGCACACTGAAACAAGTCAAATTTGTATTTTGTGTATTTCTGTTTACACAGCTCTACTTCTTGTCTTCTCACCATCCGTTGTTTTATACTTCTTTGCACTCAAGGACTGGTAGGGTAAAAACAGTGAAGGCAAATTAGTGCAAgatcttatttattttaggGGTGCACGCACGTACATATACATACTCGTGTCATTCAAGAGATTATGTCATCAGTAGGAAGTAACCGTAATTCCTCATCCCGTGAAGACAATAGTACGTGCATGAAGTGCCATAAGGAGCGCATCACATACTGCACGAATAGTTGTGGTCATGCTCTTTTCTGTGGAAAGTGTGCTATGAAAGTTGCCACAGGGGGTAAGTGCAAGCTGTGCGGCACACTCTATTCAGGCGTGAAGCGCATTAGCTAGTTGTTGtgatctttttttgttgtttccgtTACCAAAATATGGGTGAAGTGCGGGGGCTTTGGAAATGTGCTGGTGGTTTGAACCCCGTCATGTTTGCTCTCTCCGCCGCTTTTACCGGGACGTTGGCCCTCCAGGGGTATTTCAGTCGTATTCACTCACATCTACACGATTGGTGTTATTTGTGGGTGATGTGTTTCGACTAatgtacaaaaagaaacattcaGCAGTTCTTTCCGTGGGTTACCGATGCCACTGCCGATTCCCCCACCCCGCTCTCGATGCGATTTGCAGAAAGGCAGTCAAAGCATGTCCAATGTTTTCCTTTACGTCGTGTGCACAGTTAAATAAGTTTATATTTGTGCCCTCGTTTCTGCTACTCCACCCTCCCCGTTGTTTAtggattgttgttgttgtttttttgtgtgtgggggtGAAAACGTCTCCAGTATGTTATAAGAGTACAGTGGTATTGAAGTCGGTTTTTTACTTATTTCGTGGATGCTACACTACTGCTACCGAAGTGTGCCTTTTGTCAAGAAAAATGAGGGCTTTTGACCcattatttgtttcctcttttccaaaCCTCAAGTGCCAGaaacttcttcttcacttttctttctttctctctctctttgtcATTGAGCTGCTCTGCTGCTGTCtcattgtttcctttgtACCTTCACGTTCAGCATTAGAAGTTCGGTGAATCGTGGGGAATTATTTGGGAGGTGGTGCGCGCTTTAAAGAGAAACCAGCAACAACACCTAAAGGCTTCTCCAGATTCCCCGTGAAGGTTTCTTAACGCGTATATCAGGGGATGAACACTCGCAccaaaaataagaaacgcACTAAAGAGGTGATAGAAGATGAAGTTCACGACATCGATGATACCGCGTTCGATGATGCCGCAGTGGATGCGGTCAACGACAACACGCAAGAGATGCAGCAGCAAGTTGGTGACGCTGCCGGTGGGCCTTCCTTTCGTGTCCTTCAGATAATGGAAAACTATGGAGTTGCTTCTGCTGATATCAAAAAGTTGATGGAGTGTGGCTTTCTCACCGTTGAGTCTGTCGCGTATGCACCGAAGAAATCAATTTTAGCAGTGAAGGGCATAAGTGAGGCAAAGGCTGAGAAGATAATGGCGGAGTGTTGTAGACTCACTCCGATGGGCTTCACGCGCGCTACGGTTTCCAAGAGCAACGGAAAGAAACTATTATGGTCCCGACAGGCAGCCGTGAGGTGGACAAACTCCTTGGAGGTGGCATTGAAGTTGGTAGCATCACGGAACTTTTCGGTGAGTTTCGCACAGGGAAGACGCAGTTCTGCCATACCCTTTGTGTTACATGCCAACTTCCACTTTCGCAAGGTGGTGGTGAGGGAATGGCGCTTTATATTGACACTGAGGGAACATTCCGTCCTGAGCGCTTGGTAGCTGTGGCGGAACGGTACAGCCTGGACCCAGAGGCCGTTCTTGAAAATGTGGCGTGCGCTCGTGCTTACAACACggaccatcagcagcagttgttgttgcaagCGTCCGCCACTATGGCTGAGCACCGTGTCGCAATAATCGTTGTTGATTCCGCCACAGCTCTTTACCGTACTGATTACAATGGACGGGGTGAGTTGGCAGCACGGCAGATGCATCTTGGAAAGTTCCTCCGCTCTTTGCGCAATCTTGCTAATGAGTACAACGTGGCCGTCGTTGTTACCAATCAGGTTGTTGCCAATGTGGATGGTGCTGCCCCCACATTCCAAGCGGATTCTAAGAAACCCATTGGGGGCCACATCATGGCACATGCCTCCACTACACGGTTGAGCTTacggaagggaaggggagaacAGCGTATTATTAAGGTGTATGACTCACCTTGTCTCGCTGAAAGTGAGGCCATCTTCGGCATCTATGAGAACGGTGTGGGAGACGTTAGGGACTAGTgccccatcttttttttcctcatcatTTGTAGAAAAACATTCACTCCGAAAGCGGAGAAGTGCATGCTGCAGTTCGAAGGCTTCGGTTTTGTCGTGTTTATGGTACACGTTATTCTGTCCTCCTTCCGGGCAGCAGGTCACTTTTCGATTTGCCTACGacttcactctttttttccccctttccttctgtttaGTGCATCGGTGAGATTGACACCCGTATACCCGTTTCTGTGATTGTATGTCTGTCTATGTGTGCGCATTTGAGTGTTGGCGGACCCTCCGTCTGTTCCGCTCTTTAGTGTTTCCCTGGCGGATCATCCCCGCTGTcgctccccttcccttcccgatttttttctaaaagaaaaactttcTCTTCTGATACTTGATATGCCTTGCTCGGTTACAAACTATTGCGCTGTACCGCGAGTTGGGAAGGTGGGGATTAACGAATGTGGCGGCGAGGGTTGCGAAGGCAATTGTAGGTAACTtagaaaatgaagcaaacaaacaacaagaacGAGAATCacagaagtttttttttgggggggggggttgagGGAGTTGCACAACGACGAAGCACAAAGAaagacagcaaaaaaaaaaaaaaaggaaacaaacgaaaataacagtTCGAAGTGCTCTAGAAAAAGTGTGGGGG includes:
- a CDS encoding protein kinase, putative, whose protein sequence is MEDYETVAAVGEGTYGIVYKCRCKKSGRVVAIKCFKRKRDCVFSRRVILRELRALKLLVGQPGVVQLLRDFHTGGQLYLVMEYYEHNLLDIIRRNPHGVPHPQLKQILFTLLVGVRSCHHHGVVHRDLKPENILVYQGRVSFVCDLGSSRILRQPGTLVKTTSGGLLRTPTDQPGPLTGNVATRWYCSPEMLIGLPHYNFTSDMWAVGAVMAELARGMPLLPGKSRFDQLSLINQRVGDLAELGEYSKFSPFIATAVKGRESNSIAGDFLTRVYRSVLGVDGMNLLRELLSVDYRKRLTVDKALAHPFFKMYVVPGVSLPLSFYGTSTLRRSKTVEELSGLAGDKGPGAGDCDKWFGLGLGKPVPVAEIEPLNMLSPVKPRTVEVLDHHSPVRKHCVNPTKRSSCAANDPTDECEPHSRQGSVSNNKRRTFSKRPLLSQQRSLPNISSSSVGKASVARFPQPQRSSIAEPHLKLPRVNEGHYNGSKR
- a CDS encoding RAD51 protein, putative: MVPTGSREVDKLLGGGIEVGSITELFGEFRTGKTQFCHTLCVTCQLPLSQGGGEGMALYIDTEGTFRPERLVAVAERYSLDPEAVLENVACARAYNTDHQQQLLLQASATMAEHRVAIIVVDSATALYRTDYNGRGELAARQMHLGKFLRSLRNLANEYNVAVVVTNQVVANVDGAAPTFQADSKKPIGGHIMAHASTTRLSLRKGRGEQRIIKVYDSPCLAESEAIFGIYENGVGDVRD